From the genome of Epinephelus moara isolate mb chromosome 10, YSFRI_EMoa_1.0, whole genome shotgun sequence, one region includes:
- the ociad2 gene encoding OCIA domain-containing protein 2: MSSETTKETIVVKTGEAAAAPAAGRGEWKCPMGDRHVHRDDVRKVWKECQEESFWYRALPLSLGSMAVTGGLIYNGVWKQSKRLGYFPKLAVAGILGFAVGKASYVGTCRSKFQKIGIEGGPWSEGPGFGPFNKSGHGHRACHHVCEECKKKAQDAPAEQLKS, from the exons ATGAGCTCTGAAACAACCAAAGAAACTATAGTAGTGAAGACaggagaagctgctgctgctccagctgcagggaGAGGGGAATGGAAG TGCCCTATGGGTGACCGGCATGTCCACAGAGATGATGTGAGGAAGGTTTGGAAAGAGTGCCAAGAGGAGAGCTTCTGGTATAGAG CTCTGCCCCTCTCTCTGGGTAGCATGGCTGTGACTGGTGGTCTTATCTACAACG GCGTCTGGAAACAATCAAAGCGACTTGGTTACTTTCCAAAACTAGCGG TTGCTGGGATCCTTGGTTTTGCAGTGGGGAAAGCATCTTATGTTGGAACTTGTCGAAGCAAGTTTCAAAAGATTGGCATTGAGggtggaccctggtctgagggGCCCGGCTTTGGACCTTTTAATAAGTCTGGCCATGGACACAG AGCCTGCCACCATGTGTGTGAAGAGTGTAAGAAAAAAGCTCAAGATGCACCTGCAGAACAGTTGAAAAGCTAG